The following are from one region of the Polyangiaceae bacterium genome:
- a CDS encoding FHA domain-containing protein — MRLRVGAAQIRLGLGDTFIGRSPSCDVVLHSSKVSRKHACIHITASSVRVEDLGSANGVFVNGHPISGAKALSHGDRVAIGGEELEVVFGDASGSRANRPGAVTRGDRPTRTVAAVQQRSPEAEAYDSEAPSGTRRADAFELIGQIVDRALAEGRAADAESMMRVHLAKVLDEAKARGTLSPETRASALDYALKIASATQQGRWVDYVFEMLTALRLPLSATLTTSLRAVVANVDGISSAKVQSYVDVIRSLADERQTTSTMHSADAILRAVGSRRGSTPPVR; from the coding sequence GTGCGGCTTCGCGTCGGCGCCGCACAGATCCGTCTCGGGCTGGGTGACACGTTCATCGGCCGGAGCCCATCTTGCGACGTCGTGCTCCACTCCAGCAAGGTCAGTCGCAAGCACGCGTGCATTCACATCACGGCGTCATCCGTGCGCGTGGAAGACCTCGGGAGCGCCAACGGAGTCTTCGTAAACGGGCATCCTATCTCGGGGGCCAAGGCTCTGTCCCATGGCGACCGCGTCGCGATCGGCGGAGAAGAGCTGGAGGTGGTGTTTGGAGACGCGAGCGGGAGCCGCGCCAACCGACCCGGCGCGGTGACGCGCGGCGACCGCCCAACGCGAACCGTCGCGGCCGTACAGCAGCGATCTCCGGAGGCGGAAGCCTACGACAGCGAGGCGCCCAGCGGAACGCGGCGGGCGGACGCCTTCGAGCTCATCGGCCAGATCGTGGACCGGGCCCTGGCGGAGGGTCGAGCTGCGGACGCTGAGAGTATGATGCGCGTCCATCTGGCCAAGGTGCTCGACGAAGCCAAGGCTCGCGGCACCCTCTCGCCGGAAACGCGAGCGAGCGCTCTGGACTACGCGCTCAAGATCGCGAGCGCCACCCAGCAGGGGCGCTGGGTGGACTACGTGTTCGAGATGCTCACGGCGCTGAGGCTGCCGCTGAGCGCGACGCTGACGACGAGCCTCCGGGCGGTGGTGGCGAACGTGGACGGCATCAGCAGCGCGAAGGTCCAGAGCTACGTGGACGTCATCCGGTCGCTGGCCGACGAGCGTCAGACGACGTCCACCATGCACAGCGCAGACGCCATTCTGCGCGCGGTAGGGTCGCGGCGCGGGTCGACCCCTCCGGTTCGCTGA
- a CDS encoding S1 RNA-binding domain-containing protein, which produces MSKDDFASLMEASVKSGSSRATRRLHNGDVVEGTIIQIAADAIFVDIGTPGDARIDRSELEDRSGNVTVKVGDPLRATVVSANSEGPVLTLAMGRGTSLDLTQLQAAREGGVPVSGKVTKAVKGGLELEIGGVRAFCPASQVEIGYAADLGVWEGQEIEVKVIEIKDGGRSVVVSRRALLEDERQRLAEAMSGQLVPGADLTGTVRATQKHGVIVDVGGVDGFVHVSELAHRRVESPEDVVSVGDTVEVRVVSLEKTDKGLRLRLSMKARIAAEERARAAKDEVLAGRVSGHVNGGVLVTTSKGDGLVPLRELGLPPGADHRRAFPVGKEADVVLLERDPNGRQRFSMTGVSRVQERQNYRDFAQSPAGGGSMGSLGDLLREKLNLPAERSAESEPQEKTEEPTAVSGEPRPGIVRRKR; this is translated from the coding sequence ATGAGCAAAGACGACTTCGCCTCGTTGATGGAGGCATCGGTCAAGAGCGGCTCGAGCAGAGCAACGCGGCGCCTGCACAACGGCGATGTGGTCGAGGGCACGATCATCCAGATCGCAGCGGACGCCATCTTCGTGGACATCGGCACACCAGGTGATGCACGCATCGACCGCTCGGAGCTCGAGGATCGCTCGGGCAACGTCACGGTGAAAGTCGGAGACCCACTGCGAGCGACCGTGGTCAGCGCGAACAGCGAAGGTCCGGTGCTCACACTGGCGATGGGACGCGGCACGAGCCTGGACCTGACGCAGCTGCAAGCAGCACGCGAAGGCGGCGTGCCAGTAAGCGGCAAGGTCACCAAGGCCGTGAAGGGCGGGCTCGAGCTCGAGATCGGCGGCGTGCGCGCGTTCTGTCCGGCATCGCAGGTGGAGATCGGCTACGCCGCGGATCTCGGAGTGTGGGAAGGCCAAGAGATCGAGGTCAAGGTCATCGAGATCAAAGACGGGGGGCGTTCGGTCGTCGTTTCTCGCCGCGCGCTGTTGGAAGACGAACGCCAGCGTCTGGCGGAAGCGATGAGCGGACAGCTCGTGCCCGGCGCGGATCTCACGGGCACCGTGCGAGCCACTCAGAAGCACGGTGTGATCGTGGACGTGGGTGGCGTGGACGGGTTCGTGCACGTGTCGGAGCTCGCCCACCGGCGGGTGGAGAGTCCGGAGGACGTCGTCAGCGTGGGAGACACGGTGGAGGTCCGCGTGGTGTCGCTGGAAAAGACCGACAAGGGCCTCCGGCTGCGCCTCAGCATGAAGGCGCGCATCGCTGCCGAGGAGCGGGCTCGCGCCGCCAAGGACGAGGTACTGGCCGGCCGCGTGTCGGGTCATGTCAACGGTGGCGTGTTGGTGACCACGTCCAAGGGCGACGGCCTGGTGCCCCTCAGGGAGCTCGGGCTACCACCAGGCGCCGACCACCGGCGAGCCTTCCCAGTGGGCAAGGAAGCCGACGTCGTGCTTCTGGAGCGCGACCCGAACGGTCGCCAACGCTTCAGCATGACCGGGGTCTCCCGGGTGCAGGAGCGTCAGAACTATCGCGACTTCGCCCAGTCGCCGGCGGGCGGCGGCTCCATGGGCAGCCTCGGGGATCTGCTTCGGGAAAAGCTCAACTTGCCCGCAGAGCGCTCGGCCGAGAGCGAGCCGCAGGAAAAGACCGAAGAGCCGACCGCCGTCTCCGGGGAGCCGCGCCCGGGCATCGTTCGGCGCAAGCGCTGA
- a CDS encoding HPr-rel-A system PqqD family peptide chaperone — MDVSRLRQLALSDSGFVFDPVTGHTFTVNAAGLIVLSALKEGQSTDAIVKRLRDEMEMDGSEDVARDVDDFLARLAEQGLAG, encoded by the coding sequence ATGGACGTCTCGCGGTTGCGTCAGCTCGCGCTCAGTGATTCCGGCTTCGTCTTCGATCCCGTGACGGGCCACACCTTCACCGTCAACGCCGCCGGATTGATCGTGCTCTCCGCGTTGAAGGAGGGGCAGAGCACCGACGCCATCGTCAAGCGCCTGCGCGACGAGATGGAAATGGACGGCAGCGAGGACGTGGCACGCGACGTGGACGACTTTCTCGCTCGTCTCGCCGAACAAGGGCTGGCAGGCTGA
- a CDS encoding AMP-binding protein: MSAQLGGRRLVVIGGTGFLGKVFWTFLLSKYPDVGHLYLVVRERDKQNARERFWNEIAKNDCLNALREEHGERFETFLRDKVTPIGGDVVHPFCGLDAPLREDLRGTIDAVVNASGVVDFDPPLDEALEVNAFGVQNLVALAKDLGNVPLLHTSTCFVAGSRTGIIEELDPREFPFPRAHELEQMHWEPDREIAECLDVVEQARHRSSDAFRQSRFLDQAKKNLLDRGEPSSGPTLEKEVERVKRKFVEAQLAEMGMERAQFWGFPNTYTYTKAIGEQIVASSGLAFTIVRPAIVESTSFYPFPGWNEGINTSAPLIYSLREGQTQIPGSDNFLDFIPCDMVAAGMTLSLAELLEGTAPPVYQYGSSDSNPCTMRRFFELSGLYKRKYYKRTGRGGPVLSALQSRFEGAMLDKDQFRRFGPKAISKATRTAASFIERAALGPAAPLLSPTARVLSGFAEQQDKIGDVLGAFVPFTAEYHYVFRCDNTRAAYARVNGADRDKICWQPEQIDWRQWFLEVHVPALEKWVFPKIDERIRRPRKAPERHETLTSMLGEMTERYDLAVALQRTETEGLSRITYREWQRRSLACAGRLAALGVERGDRVMLAGANHPAWPIAFFGIHLAGATVVPLDAGIDASAAANLARASGAKVFIADDKVRKRVRHDVDAARGGGISWLDLWASAESGEPIPKAVESRPDDVAALIYTSGTTGTPKGVMLSHENITALVASLAPLFPLSKGDRVLSVLPLHHTFELTCGMLLPLSRGARVVYLDELTAERLEAGLKSGRITAMIGVPALWEMLERRITAKVAERGSLASHVFDFAVELNRTLGKSLGVDAGKVLFGPVHTGLGGHLRYLVSGGAALPEKTHHLFSGMGLHLAEGYGLTEAAPVLTVAESGPKSKPGHVGKPVPGVEIRIDNPNSEGVGEVLARGPNVMLGYSDDEETTRRVIDSEGWLHTGDLGKLDKKGNLVIVGREKDTIVTSSGENVYPDDVEARIGSVEHVVELAIVGASDGRGGERVACVAVVAKDEGGSRGERHARAKRALDRALSKLPVVQRPSVVTLVDGELPRTATRKVKRREVQRLVERVAPLSERPPSMEATGELDRAARQVRAAVGAITRKDPSKLSPGMSLRGDLGFDSLMLLELLVALEAQVGASLDAERLSSAETIEDAEAFLRELSSGRRPSASASIEREDETPFEIPDELREAAMHWLGRAQMGFYDRVLSTKVTGRAFIPFNRNTLVAANHASHLDMGLVKYALGSYGQDLVSLAAQDYFFEGNRWRKAYFENLTNLVPMSRTGSLRQSLRQAGELLEQGKTVLIFPEGTRSSDGEVQEFKPAVGHLALHYGIDILPVYLGGTHRALPKGASVPRRRDVAARIGPPLTVSDLRRLTAEMSPSEASRAVSSLVRRAVLALSRGEVLDIAQMGSLDAALPQVEDEGLAPVFSELSRRFVAGAVDETVTFYFSLGEKERWTVMVDATECQVTRGKATASADCVLKTTPTLFTRIVREAYTPDPAEFVSGAVKSNNIGLLMTFQKVFQLDRPSAVFAPARQTLDRELGG, from the coding sequence GTGTCTGCCCAGCTCGGCGGACGGCGTCTCGTGGTCATCGGAGGCACGGGATTCCTGGGCAAGGTCTTCTGGACCTTCCTGCTCTCCAAATACCCCGACGTGGGCCACCTGTATCTCGTGGTCCGCGAGCGCGACAAGCAGAACGCCCGCGAGCGCTTCTGGAACGAGATCGCCAAGAACGATTGCCTGAACGCACTGCGGGAAGAGCATGGCGAGCGGTTCGAGACGTTCCTCCGCGACAAGGTCACGCCCATCGGCGGTGACGTCGTGCATCCTTTCTGCGGCCTCGACGCTCCGCTGCGAGAAGATCTGCGCGGCACCATCGATGCCGTGGTGAACGCCTCCGGGGTAGTGGACTTCGACCCGCCCCTCGACGAAGCGCTGGAGGTCAACGCCTTCGGCGTCCAGAACCTGGTGGCGCTGGCCAAGGATCTCGGCAACGTCCCTCTGCTCCACACCAGCACCTGCTTCGTCGCGGGCAGTCGCACGGGCATCATCGAGGAGCTGGACCCTCGCGAGTTTCCCTTTCCCCGGGCGCACGAGCTGGAACAGATGCACTGGGAGCCGGACCGCGAGATCGCCGAGTGCCTCGACGTGGTGGAGCAGGCGCGCCACCGCTCGTCCGACGCGTTCCGCCAGAGCCGCTTCTTGGACCAAGCCAAGAAGAACCTCCTGGATCGCGGCGAGCCATCCAGCGGACCCACCCTGGAAAAAGAGGTGGAGCGCGTGAAGCGCAAGTTCGTGGAAGCTCAGCTCGCCGAGATGGGGATGGAGCGAGCGCAGTTCTGGGGCTTCCCGAACACGTACACGTACACCAAGGCGATCGGCGAGCAGATCGTCGCGAGCAGCGGCCTGGCCTTCACCATCGTGCGCCCGGCGATCGTGGAGTCTACGTCGTTCTACCCATTTCCGGGCTGGAACGAAGGGATCAACACCAGCGCGCCGCTGATCTACTCCCTGCGCGAGGGGCAGACGCAGATCCCGGGGTCCGACAACTTCCTGGACTTCATCCCCTGCGACATGGTCGCGGCGGGCATGACGCTCTCGCTGGCGGAGCTGCTCGAGGGCACCGCTCCGCCGGTCTACCAGTACGGTTCCAGCGACTCGAATCCGTGCACCATGCGGCGCTTCTTCGAGCTCTCCGGACTCTACAAGCGCAAGTACTACAAGCGCACTGGTCGCGGCGGCCCGGTGCTCAGCGCACTGCAGTCGCGCTTCGAAGGTGCGATGCTCGACAAGGACCAGTTCCGGCGCTTCGGTCCCAAGGCCATCTCCAAGGCGACGCGCACGGCGGCTAGCTTCATCGAGCGCGCCGCTCTGGGGCCCGCGGCGCCGCTGCTCTCACCAACGGCTCGCGTGCTGAGCGGCTTCGCCGAGCAACAGGACAAGATCGGCGACGTGCTCGGGGCCTTCGTGCCCTTCACGGCGGAGTACCACTACGTGTTCCGCTGCGACAACACGCGGGCGGCGTACGCGAGAGTGAACGGCGCGGACCGCGACAAGATCTGCTGGCAGCCGGAGCAGATCGACTGGCGGCAGTGGTTCTTGGAGGTTCACGTTCCCGCCCTCGAGAAGTGGGTGTTTCCCAAGATCGACGAGCGCATCCGCCGGCCGCGGAAGGCCCCCGAGCGGCACGAGACGCTGACCTCCATGCTCGGCGAAATGACCGAGCGCTACGATCTCGCCGTCGCTCTCCAGCGTACGGAAACCGAGGGTCTCTCGCGCATCACCTATCGCGAATGGCAGCGGCGTTCCCTGGCGTGTGCGGGGCGGCTGGCGGCGCTCGGCGTGGAACGCGGAGACCGCGTGATGCTCGCCGGCGCCAACCACCCCGCGTGGCCCATCGCCTTCTTCGGCATCCACCTGGCGGGCGCCACGGTCGTTCCGCTCGACGCCGGCATCGACGCCAGCGCCGCCGCGAACTTGGCGCGAGCGTCCGGCGCCAAGGTGTTCATCGCGGACGACAAGGTCCGCAAGCGAGTACGCCACGACGTAGACGCCGCCCGCGGCGGCGGGATCTCCTGGCTCGACCTGTGGGCGTCCGCGGAGAGCGGCGAGCCCATTCCCAAGGCGGTGGAGTCGCGACCCGACGACGTGGCCGCGCTGATCTACACCAGTGGCACCACGGGCACGCCCAAGGGCGTGATGCTCTCGCACGAGAACATCACCGCGCTGGTCGCCTCCCTGGCCCCGCTGTTCCCGCTCTCCAAGGGGGACCGGGTGCTCTCGGTGCTGCCGCTGCACCATACCTTCGAGCTCACCTGCGGCATGCTGTTGCCGCTCTCGCGGGGCGCGCGGGTGGTGTACCTGGACGAGCTCACCGCGGAACGACTGGAGGCGGGGCTCAAGAGCGGACGCATCACCGCGATGATCGGCGTGCCGGCGCTGTGGGAGATGCTGGAACGACGTATCACCGCGAAGGTCGCGGAGCGCGGCTCGCTGGCCTCGCACGTGTTCGACTTCGCCGTGGAGCTGAATCGCACGCTGGGCAAGAGCCTGGGCGTGGACGCCGGCAAGGTCCTGTTCGGGCCGGTGCACACGGGGCTGGGCGGCCATCTTCGCTACTTGGTGAGCGGTGGAGCCGCCTTGCCGGAGAAGACGCACCACCTCTTCAGCGGCATGGGCCTGCACCTGGCGGAAGGCTACGGCCTCACCGAGGCTGCGCCGGTGCTCACGGTGGCGGAGAGCGGCCCCAAGTCCAAGCCCGGTCACGTGGGCAAGCCGGTCCCCGGCGTGGAGATCCGGATCGACAATCCCAACTCCGAAGGCGTGGGCGAAGTGCTGGCGCGCGGTCCGAACGTGATGCTCGGCTACTCCGACGACGAAGAGACCACGCGCCGGGTGATCGACTCCGAGGGCTGGTTGCACACGGGCGACCTGGGCAAGCTCGACAAGAAGGGCAACCTGGTCATCGTCGGCCGCGAGAAAGACACCATCGTCACGTCCAGCGGCGAGAACGTGTATCCGGACGACGTCGAGGCACGCATTGGCAGCGTGGAACACGTCGTGGAGCTCGCGATCGTGGGCGCGTCCGACGGCCGCGGCGGGGAGCGCGTCGCGTGCGTGGCCGTCGTGGCCAAGGACGAGGGCGGGTCGCGCGGCGAGCGCCACGCACGAGCCAAGCGCGCGCTGGACCGCGCCCTTTCGAAGCTACCCGTCGTCCAGCGTCCTTCCGTCGTGACGTTGGTGGACGGCGAGCTGCCGCGCACCGCCACCCGCAAGGTGAAGCGCCGGGAGGTACAGCGACTGGTGGAGCGCGTCGCGCCGCTGTCCGAGAGGCCGCCCAGCATGGAAGCCACGGGCGAGCTGGATCGCGCCGCGCGGCAGGTGCGCGCCGCGGTGGGCGCCATCACCCGCAAGGATCCGAGCAAGCTGTCCCCCGGCATGTCCCTGCGCGGGGATCTCGGCTTCGACTCCCTCATGCTCTTGGAGCTGCTCGTGGCCCTCGAAGCCCAGGTGGGGGCGTCCCTGGACGCAGAGCGGCTCAGCAGCGCGGAAACGATTGAAGACGCCGAGGCCTTCTTGCGGGAGCTGTCCTCCGGGCGGCGCCCCTCGGCTTCTGCCAGCATCGAGCGAGAAGACGAGACGCCCTTCGAGATCCCGGACGAGCTCCGCGAAGCGGCGATGCACTGGCTGGGGCGAGCCCAGATGGGTTTCTACGACCGCGTGCTCAGCACCAAGGTCACGGGCCGAGCGTTCATCCCGTTCAACCGCAACACCCTCGTGGCCGCCAATCACGCGAGCCACCTGGACATGGGCCTCGTGAAGTACGCCCTCGGCAGCTACGGACAGGATCTGGTGTCGCTCGCAGCCCAGGACTACTTCTTCGAGGGCAACCGCTGGCGGAAGGCATACTTCGAGAACCTGACGAACCTGGTGCCGATGTCCCGCACCGGCTCCCTTCGCCAGAGCTTGCGCCAAGCCGGGGAGCTCTTGGAGCAGGGCAAGACCGTGCTGATCTTCCCCGAAGGCACTCGAAGCTCGGACGGCGAGGTTCAGGAGTTCAAGCCCGCGGTGGGGCACTTGGCGTTGCACTACGGCATCGACATCTTGCCGGTCTACCTGGGCGGCACTCATCGGGCGCTGCCCAAGGGCGCCAGCGTTCCGCGCCGGCGCGACGTGGCGGCGCGCATCGGACCACCACTAACGGTCTCGGATCTTCGTCGGCTGACGGCGGAAATGTCGCCGTCCGAGGCCTCCCGGGCCGTGAGCAGCTTGGTGCGGCGCGCGGTGCTGGCGCTGTCCCGCGGCGAGGTCCTGGACATTGCCCAGATGGGGTCGCTCGACGCAGCGCTGCCGCAAGTGGAGGACGAGGGGCTCGCGCCGGTGTTCTCGGAGCTGTCGCGGCGTTTCGTCGCGGGGGCCGTAGACGAGACGGTGACGTTCTACTTCTCCCTCGGGGAAAAGGAGCGTTGGACCGTGATGGTGGACGCGACCGAGTGCCAGGTGACTCGCGGCAAGGCCACGGCTAGCGCCGACTGCGTGTTGAAGACCACGCCGACGCTGTTCACCCGCATCGTGCGCGAGGCCTATACGCCGGACCCGGCGGAGTTCGTCTCCGGTGCGGTGAAGAGCAACAACATCGGGCTGTTGATGACCTTCCAGAAGGTATTTCAGCTGGACCGACCAAGCGCCGTGTTCGCGCCGGCCCGACAAACCCTCGATCGGGAGCTGGGCGGATGA
- a CDS encoding NAD-dependent epimerase/dehydratase family protein: protein MSANGKANGNGHGSSHGVPLSPPRRFWLGGATGFLGSHLLRLLGDLGHHVVATSKRGGDGVSAVDVLDADAVAESARGMEGAFLTTGRVSRDPKDAEALHRINVTGVRTALTGLRRAGVRRVVVASTSGTIALGEDPDEIFDEHSDAPLDLIARFPYYRSKYYGEREALDANAPPDFEVVVVNPSLLLGPGDLRESSTGDVRKFLERDIPAVPSGGMAFVDARDAALGMLLAFERGEAGERYLLNGKNLTVQAFFQRLERMTGVRAPRLKLPANRALALGLNDVFSRAVRRIGGEPSVDPVSVEMAQYYWYCSSEKAERELGWTARDPGETLRDTVEDLLARGAAHPRAGSLEDSARRALESLRAAVRR, encoded by the coding sequence ATGAGCGCCAACGGCAAGGCGAACGGCAACGGCCATGGCTCCAGCCACGGAGTCCCGCTCTCGCCCCCTCGGCGTTTCTGGCTGGGCGGCGCCACGGGGTTTCTGGGATCCCACTTGCTGCGGCTGCTTGGGGATCTCGGCCATCATGTGGTGGCCACGAGCAAGCGGGGCGGCGACGGAGTCTCCGCCGTGGACGTCCTGGATGCGGACGCCGTGGCCGAGTCGGCGCGGGGAATGGAAGGCGCCTTCCTGACGACGGGACGTGTCAGCCGCGATCCGAAGGACGCCGAAGCGCTCCATCGCATCAACGTGACGGGCGTGCGCACCGCCTTGACCGGACTACGGCGCGCCGGCGTTCGCCGGGTGGTGGTGGCGTCCACCAGCGGCACCATCGCCCTGGGCGAGGATCCGGACGAGATCTTCGATGAGCACTCGGACGCGCCCCTCGATCTCATCGCGCGATTCCCTTACTACCGCAGCAAGTACTACGGCGAACGGGAGGCGTTGGACGCCAACGCTCCGCCAGACTTCGAGGTGGTGGTGGTCAATCCCAGTCTGCTGCTCGGCCCCGGGGACTTGCGGGAGTCGTCCACGGGGGACGTCCGGAAGTTCCTGGAGCGGGACATCCCAGCGGTGCCGTCGGGAGGCATGGCGTTCGTCGATGCACGGGACGCCGCGTTGGGCATGTTGCTCGCGTTCGAGCGCGGCGAGGCGGGAGAGCGTTATCTCTTGAACGGCAAGAACCTCACGGTCCAGGCGTTCTTCCAGCGACTCGAGCGCATGACTGGTGTGCGCGCGCCGCGCTTGAAGCTGCCCGCCAATCGCGCCCTCGCCCTGGGGCTGAACGACGTCTTCTCGCGCGCGGTGCGTCGCATCGGTGGAGAGCCGAGCGTCGATCCCGTGAGCGTGGAAATGGCGCAGTACTACTGGTATTGCAGCAGTGAGAAGGCCGAACGCGAGCTCGGCTGGACGGCGCGGGATCCGGGCGAGACATTACGGGACACGGTCGAGGATCTGCTGGCGCGGGGCGCGGCGCATCCCCGGGCGGGGTCGTTGGAGGACTCGGCGCGTCGAGCGCTCGAAAGCCTGCGGGCCGCCGTTCGTCGCTGA
- a CDS encoding alkaline phosphatase family protein, translated as MLRRFVLGFCALALLSACSSSSDDEPAGTVPLTNCAPEEDTHANSRAACEFSAGALPKETLSCKTQGKRLPFEHVVLIMQENRSFDHYFQKLPEYGQPDVDVAPEGTTQPAPDDSSVPFVHKTDYCFTDTNHEWGGSHESWNEGAMDGFAKANAKTADPTGARAIGYYDDKDIPFYYQLANTFATSDRYFCSVMGPTWPNRMYWLAATSFGKTENQPILGQVPSLMGALNDAGVTWKEYRTNLAASSLLVNVALDNSDKIVEISDFAKDVAAGTLPQVSWVESLFSKGGAAEESEHPPGDMQVGQKWVYDQIKVIMDSPYWDKTVIFITYDEHGGLYDHVAPPKTCAPDDTAPLTGGELGGFDQLGFRVPVFVISPYTKAHYVSHVTHDHTSIVRFVETLFELPAMTRRDANADAMLDFFDFENPPFMAPPALDEPPVDQAKLDACLSQFPK; from the coding sequence ATGCTTCGACGCTTCGTTCTCGGGTTTTGCGCCCTAGCCCTGCTTTCCGCCTGCTCCTCCTCCAGCGACGACGAGCCCGCAGGCACCGTGCCATTGACGAACTGCGCTCCGGAAGAGGACACCCACGCGAACTCCCGGGCTGCTTGTGAGTTTTCCGCCGGTGCTCTGCCCAAGGAGACGCTGAGCTGCAAGACCCAGGGCAAGCGCCTGCCCTTCGAGCACGTGGTGCTCATCATGCAGGAGAACCGCTCCTTCGATCACTACTTCCAGAAACTGCCCGAGTATGGGCAGCCGGACGTGGACGTGGCGCCAGAGGGGACCACTCAGCCGGCGCCGGACGATTCCAGCGTGCCCTTCGTGCACAAGACGGACTACTGCTTTACTGACACGAACCACGAGTGGGGCGGCAGCCACGAATCGTGGAACGAAGGCGCCATGGACGGCTTCGCCAAGGCGAACGCGAAGACCGCAGATCCCACCGGCGCCCGGGCCATCGGCTACTACGACGACAAGGACATTCCGTTCTACTACCAGCTGGCCAACACCTTCGCGACGAGCGATCGCTACTTTTGCTCCGTGATGGGCCCCACCTGGCCGAACCGCATGTACTGGCTCGCGGCTACTTCCTTCGGCAAGACGGAGAACCAACCCATACTGGGACAGGTTCCGTCGCTCATGGGCGCGTTGAACGACGCCGGCGTGACGTGGAAAGAGTACCGCACGAACCTGGCGGCGTCGTCGTTGTTGGTGAACGTCGCGCTCGACAACAGCGACAAGATCGTCGAGATCTCGGACTTCGCCAAGGACGTCGCCGCCGGCACCCTGCCTCAGGTCTCCTGGGTGGAGTCGCTGTTCAGCAAGGGCGGCGCGGCGGAAGAGAGCGAGCACCCGCCGGGGGACATGCAGGTCGGCCAGAAGTGGGTCTACGACCAGATCAAGGTGATCATGGACAGCCCCTACTGGGACAAGACCGTCATCTTCATCACCTATGACGAGCACGGCGGGCTCTACGACCACGTGGCTCCGCCCAAGACCTGTGCTCCGGACGACACCGCTCCCTTGACCGGCGGCGAGCTCGGCGGCTTCGACCAGCTCGGCTTCCGCGTCCCGGTGTTCGTGATCTCGCCCTACACCAAGGCGCACTACGTGTCCCACGTCACCCACGACCACACCAGCATCGTGCGCTTCGTGGAGACGCTGTTCGAGCTTCCTGCAATGACCCGTCGCGACGCCAACGCCGACGCGATGCTCGACTTCTTCGACTTCGAGAACCCGCCCTTCATGGCCCCACCGGCGCTCGACGAACCGCCGGTGGATCAGGCCAAGCTCGACGCTTGCCTTTCGCAGTTTCCGAAGTAG
- a CDS encoding bifunctional methionine sulfoxide reductase B/A protein, which produces MMPAKVAATLAILLLAFAACGRRGSEAVHPPPERKTDRTTTMDAHKYDKPNDAELHARLTRMQYEVTQRDATEPPFQNEFWNDHREGLYVDVVTGEPLFSSRDKFDSGTGWPSFTRPVEDARVVEKTDSSHGMVRREVRSRAGDSHLGHVFDDGPGPDRQRYCINSASLRFVPVEKLEAEGYGQYRSLFEGSAKPAASSSDNSCARPEPGQAPGCETTLETAVLAGGCFWGMEDILRKVDGVIDTEVGYAGGSTAAPTYEQVKTGRTGHAESIRIVFDPKRLSYADLLEKWFFRMHDPTTKNRQGNDVGSQYRSAIFVTSPEQKKVAEEVKARVQASGKWKGPIATEIVEAGPFTPAEGYHQDYLEKHPGGYTCHFLRD; this is translated from the coding sequence ATGATGCCGGCAAAAGTCGCAGCTACCCTCGCGATATTGCTGCTGGCCTTCGCGGCCTGCGGACGGCGGGGCAGCGAGGCCGTACACCCCCCGCCCGAACGGAAAACGGACAGAACGACGACCATGGACGCCCACAAGTACGACAAGCCCAATGACGCGGAGCTGCACGCCCGCCTGACCCGCATGCAGTACGAGGTGACCCAGCGGGATGCCACCGAGCCTCCGTTCCAGAACGAGTTCTGGAACGACCACCGGGAAGGCCTGTACGTGGACGTGGTGACCGGCGAGCCGCTCTTCAGCTCCCGTGACAAGTTCGACTCCGGTACCGGTTGGCCGTCCTTCACCCGACCAGTGGAAGACGCTCGCGTCGTGGAGAAAACCGACTCCAGCCATGGGATGGTTCGCCGCGAGGTTCGCTCCCGCGCCGGGGACTCGCACCTGGGCCATGTGTTCGACGACGGCCCTGGTCCGGACCGACAGCGCTACTGCATCAACTCAGCGTCCCTTCGCTTCGTTCCGGTGGAGAAGCTCGAAGCCGAAGGCTACGGACAATATCGGTCGCTGTTCGAGGGTTCTGCGAAACCCGCGGCCAGTTCCAGCGACAACAGCTGTGCTCGCCCCGAGCCAGGCCAGGCACCGGGGTGCGAGACCACCCTGGAAACCGCGGTGCTGGCCGGCGGCTGCTTCTGGGGCATGGAAGACATCTTGCGCAAGGTCGACGGCGTCATCGACACCGAGGTGGGATACGCCGGGGGGAGCACCGCCGCCCCAACCTACGAGCAGGTCAAGACAGGCCGTACCGGTCATGCTGAGAGCATCCGGATCGTGTTCGACCCGAAGAGGCTCTCCTACGCGGATCTGCTCGAAAAGTGGTTCTTCCGCATGCACGACCCCACGACCAAGAATCGCCAGGGGAACGACGTGGGAAGCCAGTACAGATCTGCCATCTTCGTGACCTCGCCGGAACAGAAGAAGGTGGCCGAAGAGGTGAAGGCGCGAGTTCAAGCCAGCGGCAAGTGGAAGGGGCCGATCGCGACGGAGATCGTGGAGGCCGGTCCTTTCACCCCCGCGGAGGGCTACCACCAGGACTACTTGGAGAAGCACCCGGGAGGGTACACCTGCCACTTCCTCAGGGACTGA